The following proteins come from a genomic window of Pseudomonadota bacterium:
- the mltB gene encoding lytic murein transglycosylase B: MTLKKLVIAIAGVLITLPTSTQTLDIERDNVQAFINVMVNEHQLARGDVEAVLKQAETKESILEAMRRPAEKSKPWHAYRKIFLTSRRIREGVAFWKTHRDAIESVADARGVPPEIIVAIIGVETHYGRITGSYRVVDALSTLAFDYPPRSPFFTKELEHFFLLSSEEPVELLNAKGSYAGAMGAPQFIPSSYRRYAADGDDDGRRNLFTSWHDVFASIANYFVEHGWQTGGPIVSRADGDPRLAERLELRRLATVYRTEFLQQEGLQFERLSGADDRAMVINFEGETEPEIWIGYQNFYVITRYNRSKMYAMAVHQLSEAIRDGMLVDE, encoded by the coding sequence ATGACACTCAAAAAACTCGTGATCGCGATTGCAGGTGTGCTGATAACACTGCCCACAAGCACGCAAACGCTCGACATCGAACGCGACAATGTACAAGCGTTCATCAATGTCATGGTGAACGAGCATCAGCTCGCTCGTGGCGATGTCGAAGCGGTGCTCAAGCAAGCTGAAACCAAAGAATCCATTCTCGAGGCGATGCGCCGGCCGGCCGAAAAGAGCAAGCCTTGGCATGCGTATCGAAAGATTTTCTTAACGTCACGTCGAATTCGCGAAGGCGTGGCATTTTGGAAAACCCATCGGGACGCGATCGAGAGTGTTGCGGATGCGCGTGGCGTACCGCCCGAGATCATCGTGGCGATTATTGGCGTCGAAACCCATTATGGTCGGATCACAGGCAGCTATCGGGTCGTGGATGCGCTGTCCACACTCGCGTTCGATTACCCACCTCGGAGTCCGTTTTTTACCAAAGAACTCGAACATTTTTTCTTGCTCAGTAGCGAAGAACCGGTTGAGTTGCTCAACGCCAAAGGCTCTTATGCTGGCGCCATGGGTGCGCCACAGTTTATTCCCAGCTCCTACCGACGCTACGCCGCCGATGGCGACGACGATGGGCGGCGCAATTTGTTTACTAGTTGGCACGATGTGTTTGCCAGTATTGCCAATTACTTTGTCGAACACGGCTGGCAAACAGGGGGGCCGATTGTGTCACGCGCGGACGGTGATCCACGCCTAGCCGAACGCCTGGAACTGCGCCGATTGGCAACCGTCTATCGGACCGAATTTTTGCAGCAAGAGGGACTTCAGTTCGAGCGACTCAGTGGCGCCGATGACCGGGCGATGGTGATTAATTTCGAAGGTGAAACGGAACCCGAAATCTGGATTGGCTATCAGAATTTTTACGTCATCACGCGCTACAACCGCAGCAAAATGTACGCAATGGCCGTGCACCAACTCAGCGAGGCAATCCGCGATGGCATGTTGGTTGATGAATAA
- a CDS encoding septal ring lytic transglycosylase RlpA family protein, translated as MNKRTLVWVVLLCVGLSGCLSRPVSPPSRSAPPPDVLPPQYERSYVVFGQRYYILKSANGYDEQGIASWYGPKFHGRKTANGETYDMHGMSAAHKSLPLDTWVRVTNLDNQKQLTLRINDRGPFVDDRIIDLSFAAAKALDVVAPGTAPVRVEAISATARLAPREVVTATIERPAVIESRPSLEPAPVFSEEPAADAAPTGIISPDTVYGSTPVMPAPSPATATSSTRERPRVAASDSQVFQSGSFIQVAAFSSLENATAMKTQLEQSGFENVFVQSFDANGRTVHRVRLGPLNSATQHQSLTDKLTAIGLLGFQTVRP; from the coding sequence ATGAATAAGCGCACGCTCGTATGGGTCGTGTTGCTGTGTGTGGGACTCAGCGGCTGCCTGAGCCGACCCGTTTCTCCGCCCTCGCGCTCAGCTCCACCGCCCGATGTGCTACCGCCGCAGTATGAGCGTTCCTATGTCGTATTTGGCCAGCGCTACTACATTTTAAAGAGTGCCAACGGGTACGACGAGCAAGGCATCGCATCGTGGTACGGCCCTAAGTTTCACGGCCGCAAAACCGCGAACGGGGAAACCTATGACATGCACGGTATGTCGGCCGCGCACAAAAGCCTGCCGCTCGATACTTGGGTGCGTGTCACCAACCTCGACAATCAAAAACAACTCACACTGCGCATCAACGATCGCGGTCCGTTCGTTGACGATCGCATTATTGATCTGTCGTTCGCGGCCGCAAAAGCGCTGGACGTGGTCGCACCCGGTACGGCCCCTGTTCGAGTCGAGGCGATTTCGGCCACTGCCCGTCTTGCGCCACGTGAAGTGGTCACCGCCACGATTGAACGACCCGCGGTGATCGAGAGCCGCCCTTCTCTTGAGCCCGCACCGGTTTTTAGTGAAGAACCGGCCGCGGACGCCGCGCCCACCGGCATCATCAGTCCAGATACAGTGTATGGCTCAACACCCGTAATGCCCGCGCCGTCACCCGCTACTGCCACCTCCTCAACGCGCGAGCGTCCCCGTGTGGCGGCAAGTGATTCACAGGTATTTCAAAGTGGAAGTTTTATTCAGGTGGCTGCGTTCAGTTCACTGGAAAACGCCACAGCGATGAAGACGCAGCTTGAGCAATCCGGATTTGAAAACGTGTTTGTACAGTCGTTCGACGCGAATGGGCGCACCGTCCACCGCGTGCGATTGGGGCCGCTGAATTCTGCGACTCAACACCAGTCGCTCACCGACAAACTGACGGCCATCGGGTTGCTCGGTTTTCAAACGGTCAGACCGTAA
- a CDS encoding D-alanyl-D-alanine carboxypeptidase family protein, which produces MHFFGRLTLVFLSFIVAFTTFAQTPIPAAPSINAKSYLVRDHNSGKIIAEKNAHDRVAPASITKLMTAYVTFKKLAEGSVTLDSMVPISKRAYDAEGSRMFVEINSQVSLEDLIQGMIVQSGNDASIAIAEFLGGTEEVFATLMNYHADALGMTNSQFMNSTGLPDEGHYSTAWDIATLSSAIINEFPDYYRWYSQKKFTWNSIPQSNRNTLLWTDETVDGLKTGYTKEAGYCLVSSALRGEMRIISVVLGTPTEKGRANASRSLLNYAFSFYRTHRLYERGAELGTAKVWKADNQSLPVGLENELYITIPKGQYESLEASMNLQEPLTAPLAANTPLGSVTIKLQDDVIAQVPLIALRDVPEGSVFRRLSDSVMLWFE; this is translated from the coding sequence ATGCATTTTTTCGGCCGACTGACACTCGTCTTCCTTAGCTTCATTGTGGCGTTCACAACGTTCGCTCAAACACCCATACCCGCGGCGCCCTCGATCAACGCCAAAAGCTATCTCGTGCGCGATCACAATAGTGGCAAGATTATTGCGGAGAAAAATGCGCACGACCGCGTCGCGCCGGCAAGCATCACCAAGCTTATGACCGCCTATGTCACGTTCAAAAAGCTTGCCGAAGGCAGCGTCACGCTCGACAGCATGGTCCCGATTAGCAAGCGTGCCTACGATGCTGAGGGATCGCGCATGTTTGTCGAAATCAACAGTCAGGTCAGCCTCGAAGATCTTATTCAGGGCATGATCGTACAAAGCGGAAATGATGCCAGCATCGCTATTGCCGAGTTTCTCGGCGGAACGGAAGAAGTGTTTGCCACACTCATGAATTACCACGCCGACGCACTGGGCATGACCAACAGCCAATTCATGAACAGCACGGGTCTGCCCGATGAGGGACACTATTCAACAGCGTGGGACATCGCCACGCTGTCCTCCGCCATCATCAATGAATTCCCCGATTACTATCGTTGGTATAGCCAGAAAAAGTTCACCTGGAATTCGATTCCACAAAGCAATCGCAACACTTTGCTGTGGACAGACGAGACGGTGGACGGTTTAAAGACGGGGTACACCAAAGAAGCGGGCTACTGCCTTGTCTCCTCGGCGTTACGCGGCGAAATGCGCATCATCTCGGTCGTTCTTGGCACGCCCACCGAAAAAGGTCGCGCCAACGCCAGTCGCTCGTTGTTAAACTACGCGTTCAGCTTTTATCGCACGCATCGCCTTTATGAGCGCGGCGCGGAACTGGGCACCGCCAAAGTGTGGAAAGCCGACAATCAAAGCCTCCCGGTAGGGCTTGAAAACGAGCTCTATATCACCATACCTAAGGGACAATACGAGTCATTAGAGGCATCGATGAATCTGCAGGAGCCGCTCACCGCACCGCTCGCGGCCAACACACCACTAGGCAGCGTCACGATCAAACTGCAGGACGACGTGATTGCGCAAGTGCCACTCATTGCGCTGCGCGACGTGCCAGAAGGAAGCGTATTTCGCCGCCTCAGCGATTCGGTCATGCTGTGGTTTG
- the rodA gene encoding rod shape-determining protein RodA encodes MNLDISLDQREQRAPLNLVGRMLLRLHIDGMLLVLLLLICAVGIFVLYSADGQSLGRVNKQLVRIVVAFGGAIVIAQMPPNFLRMWSPLLFIAGLILLVLVEFTGDVGKGAQRWLDIGLFSFQPSEIMKLAVPMAVAWYLHKVPLPPTLKTLAFCGLIIAAPTYLILRQPDLGTALLIASSGILAVFFAGLSKRLIAGLGLLAACAAPAIWHFDLIREYQKQRILTMFNPESDPLGAGYHIIQSKIAIGSGGLFGKGWLNGTQSQLEFLPERSTDFIFAVLGEEFGLLGLITLLTLYVLVVARGMVIALQAQDTYTRLLAGSISGTFFVYVFVNTGMVTGLLPVVGVPLPLVSYGGTSMVTLMAGFGILMSIHSHRKFMAR; translated from the coding sequence ATGAACCTGGACATCAGTCTCGATCAACGCGAACAGCGCGCGCCTTTGAATCTGGTCGGTCGCATGCTTCTGCGATTACACATCGACGGCATGCTGCTCGTCTTGTTATTGCTGATCTGTGCCGTCGGCATCTTCGTGTTATACAGTGCCGATGGCCAAAGTTTGGGCCGCGTTAACAAACAGCTTGTGCGCATCGTAGTCGCCTTTGGCGGTGCGATTGTCATCGCGCAGATGCCACCGAACTTTCTGCGCATGTGGTCGCCCCTGCTCTTTATCGCTGGCCTCATCCTGTTGGTGCTTGTGGAATTTACCGGTGATGTGGGCAAAGGTGCTCAGCGCTGGCTCGACATTGGCTTATTTTCATTTCAACCCTCTGAGATTATGAAACTCGCCGTGCCGATGGCGGTAGCCTGGTATCTGCACAAAGTGCCGCTACCACCCACACTCAAGACCCTTGCGTTTTGCGGTTTGATCATCGCCGCACCGACTTACTTAATCCTACGGCAACCGGACTTGGGAACCGCCTTGCTGATCGCCAGCTCCGGCATACTGGCGGTGTTTTTCGCGGGCCTTTCAAAACGCTTAATCGCAGGATTGGGACTGCTCGCGGCGTGCGCCGCCCCGGCAATTTGGCATTTTGATTTGATTCGCGAGTACCAAAAGCAGCGAATTTTGACCATGTTCAACCCCGAGAGTGATCCACTGGGCGCGGGCTACCACATCATTCAATCAAAAATCGCCATCGGCTCTGGTGGGCTTTTCGGCAAAGGCTGGCTGAACGGCACCCAATCACAGCTGGAATTTCTCCCAGAGCGTTCCACTGATTTTATTTTTGCCGTGTTGGGGGAGGAGTTTGGGCTTCTGGGCTTGATAACCCTGCTCACGCTGTATGTCTTGGTTGTGGCGCGCGGTATGGTCATTGCGCTACAGGCGCAGGACACTTACACACGCCTACTCGCTGGCAGCATCAGCGGAACGTTCTTCGTGTACGTATTTGTCAATACTGGCATGGTCACCGGGCTGCTTCCGGTCGTCGGCGTCCCATTACCCTTGGTGAGTTACGGCGGCACGTCGATGGTGACCCTCATGGCCGGTTTCGGTATCCTTATGTCTATTCATTCTCACCGCAAATTCATGGCCCGATAA
- the mreC gene encoding rod shape-determining protein MreC encodes MIVVRQPQSKPLFLRGPSLGMRLTLFAILSVCLMVLDHRDDHLQSVRQVLSAAVQPVREAVDFPFSAAEWIGEASRDRESLQRENEQLKSEQLITSVRLQRFAALEAENARLRALMESTAKVADRVLVTEILSIDLDPLRHRVALDKGIRHGAFTGQALLDAHGVVGQITRTGPLNSEAILISDPDHAVPVEINRNGLRTIAVGTGNPGELSLPFLPNNADIQAGDLLVTSGLGGRFPKGYPVAKIAKVERNPHEKFAIINATPAAALNQNREVLLVWSGEQIARDELANAMKKEQGNVAQTAGGTP; translated from the coding sequence GTGATAGTAGTTCGACAACCACAGAGCAAGCCGCTGTTTTTGAGAGGTCCCTCTCTTGGCATGCGCCTCACGCTGTTTGCGATTCTGTCGGTGTGTTTGATGGTGCTCGATCATCGGGATGATCATTTACAGTCGGTCAGACAAGTGTTGTCGGCGGCCGTACAACCGGTTCGTGAAGCCGTCGATTTTCCGTTTAGCGCGGCCGAGTGGATTGGCGAGGCCAGCCGCGATCGTGAGTCATTGCAGCGCGAAAACGAGCAGCTTAAGTCGGAACAACTGATCACTAGTGTTCGCTTGCAACGCTTTGCCGCATTGGAAGCAGAGAACGCGCGACTGCGCGCGCTCATGGAATCGACCGCAAAGGTTGCAGACCGCGTGTTGGTTACCGAAATATTATCCATCGATCTTGACCCGTTGCGTCATCGAGTGGCACTCGATAAAGGCATTCGACATGGCGCGTTCACCGGACAAGCGTTACTTGATGCGCATGGTGTGGTGGGGCAAATCACCCGAACAGGCCCTTTGAATTCGGAAGCCATTTTGATTAGTGATCCGGATCACGCGGTACCCGTTGAAATCAATCGCAATGGTTTACGAACGATTGCAGTCGGGACCGGAAATCCAGGTGAATTGAGCTTGCCTTTCCTGCCGAATAACGCCGATATTCAAGCCGGCGATTTGCTTGTAACCTCCGGATTAGGCGGAAGATTTCCCAAAGGCTATCCGGTTGCAAAGATCGCCAAAGTCGAACGCAACCCACACGAGAAGTTTGCCATTATTAATGCCACACCGGCCGCCGCACTCAATCAAAATCGCGAAGTACTACTGGTGTGGTCCGGCGAACAAATCGCACGCGATGAACTGGCTAACGCAATGAAAAAAGAGCAAGGTAACGTCGCGCAAACCGCCGGCGGCACACCTTGA
- the mrdA gene encoding penicillin-binding protein 2 — protein sequence MSGRDPIKDTHFEQVVFSARVIFAGVFALILFGLLLFRLFTLQIIDHEHYQTLSQGNRVRIEPIPPTRGLIFDRNGTLLAENLPAYQLELIPEQVEDLESTLARLRLLELLSIEDEERFRANLSKSARRFVPVPLKFRLTEEELARFAVQRPRFPGVDIRARLARHYPLNQSGVHAIGYVGSLSSNDLANVEPSLYAGTTHIGKSGVERAYENLLHGNVGYRQVVVNAQGRALQVLEGNPPTPGNDLYLTLDVPTQQAAEEALGEKRGAVVALDPNNGEILALVSTPGYDPNPFGEGLTQREYALLRDDPDTPFLNRALSGQYPPGSTVKPILGLAALHFGVSNAWDRTYCQGYFSIPGNEHRYRDWKIEGHGEVTLASAIAQSCDVYFYEMALELGIDRMHTFMAAFGFGQPTQIDIRGERRGINPSRAWKKLRFDRPAEQVWFPGETVITGIGQGSTLATPLQLAYATATLATRGHRFKPRLVEAVRDPISGEITRTPTVPQEVVSIRDPADWEYIVQAMTDVMHSPLGSARASALNSAYRIAGKTGTAQVFTVGQDEVYDELELTERQRDHAWFVAFAPVDNPQIAVAVLVENGGSGSAAAAPLARRVMDAYLLNKERRR from the coding sequence ATGAGCGGCCGCGATCCAATAAAAGACACTCATTTCGAACAGGTCGTGTTTTCGGCGCGGGTTATTTTTGCCGGGGTTTTTGCGCTGATTTTGTTCGGCCTGCTGCTTTTTAGGTTGTTTACACTGCAAATAATCGATCACGAGCACTACCAAACGCTGTCGCAAGGCAATCGGGTGAGAATCGAGCCGATTCCCCCGACCCGAGGGCTGATATTCGACCGAAACGGCACGTTACTGGCGGAGAATCTGCCCGCTTATCAGCTCGAACTGATCCCCGAACAAGTTGAAGACCTCGAATCGACCCTGGCGCGTTTGCGCCTTCTTGAGCTGCTGTCGATTGAAGATGAAGAGCGTTTTCGTGCGAATTTGTCCAAGAGCGCTCGGCGCTTTGTACCAGTACCCCTCAAATTTCGCCTCACCGAAGAGGAATTGGCTCGGTTTGCGGTGCAACGGCCGCGTTTTCCTGGCGTCGATATTCGCGCCCGCCTGGCGCGCCACTACCCGTTAAACCAATCGGGCGTTCATGCCATTGGCTACGTTGGCAGCCTGTCGAGTAATGATCTGGCCAACGTCGAACCCTCGCTCTACGCCGGCACGACGCACATCGGCAAAAGTGGTGTCGAGCGCGCATACGAAAATCTGCTGCACGGTAACGTGGGGTATCGTCAGGTGGTGGTCAATGCGCAAGGCCGTGCCCTGCAGGTGCTCGAAGGCAATCCACCAACGCCGGGCAATGATCTGTATCTCACTCTGGATGTGCCGACACAACAAGCCGCGGAAGAAGCGCTTGGCGAAAAGCGCGGCGCGGTGGTCGCTCTAGATCCGAATAATGGTGAAATTTTGGCGTTGGTCAGCACACCAGGCTATGACCCCAACCCCTTCGGCGAGGGCCTGACCCAACGCGAATACGCATTACTGCGTGACGATCCTGATACGCCCTTTCTTAATAGGGCCTTGAGCGGACAGTATCCCCCTGGTTCGACCGTTAAACCGATTCTCGGTCTGGCGGCATTGCATTTCGGTGTGTCGAACGCCTGGGACCGAACGTACTGTCAAGGATATTTCTCGATTCCTGGCAATGAGCACCGCTATCGCGACTGGAAAATTGAAGGGCACGGCGAGGTGACACTCGCCTCAGCCATCGCTCAGTCATGCGACGTGTACTTCTACGAAATGGCCCTCGAACTGGGCATCGACCGAATGCACACGTTTATGGCCGCGTTTGGTTTTGGTCAGCCAACCCAAATTGATATCCGCGGGGAACGGCGTGGCATAAACCCGTCACGCGCGTGGAAAAAATTGCGCTTCGATCGACCCGCCGAACAAGTTTGGTTCCCAGGCGAAACCGTGATTACCGGCATCGGTCAAGGATCCACACTGGCCACGCCACTCCAACTCGCCTACGCCACCGCGACACTCGCGACGCGCGGCCATCGCTTCAAGCCGCGGCTCGTTGAGGCCGTGCGTGACCCGATCTCGGGAGAAATTACGCGCACCCCCACGGTTCCCCAAGAGGTGGTCAGCATTCGCGATCCAGCGGATTGGGAATACATTGTTCAAGCCATGACCGATGTCATGCACAGCCCGCTCGGCAGTGCGCGCGCCAGCGCCTTAAACAGTGCCTATCGCATCGCTGGCAAAACTGGCACAGCCCAGGTGTTTACTGTGGGTCAAGACGAAGTCTATGACGAATTGGAACTCACCGAGCGTCAGCGCGACCACGCGTGGTTTGTGGCGTTTGCGCCAGTGGATAACCCACAAATAGCCGTGGCGGTTCTGGTCGAAAACGGGGGCAGCGGCAGCGCCGCGGCGGCGCCACTCGCGCGCCGTGTGATGGACGCCTATTTGTTGAACAAAGAGCGACGTCGATGA
- the mreD gene encoding rod shape-determining protein MreD, whose amino-acid sequence MILTHRRVLAAIAGSTFFSFALTIAPLPESLNAFRPDFVALTLFFWLVSVPNWIGVAVAWLCGLLLDTLHGSLLGQHALALTVFAFITLRFHLRIRVFTIWQELVALFILLGVYHFLLFWSDGIGNQSVNYGWSHLAQLAASIAVWPVWVLMLNTLARRTR is encoded by the coding sequence TTGATTCTGACGCATCGCCGGGTTCTGGCCGCGATCGCCGGCAGTACGTTTTTTAGCTTCGCGCTGACCATCGCGCCACTTCCAGAATCACTGAATGCGTTTCGACCCGACTTCGTCGCACTCACTCTTTTCTTTTGGTTGGTAAGCGTACCGAATTGGATCGGTGTGGCCGTTGCTTGGCTGTGTGGACTCTTACTCGACACACTTCACGGCAGCCTGCTCGGACAACACGCGTTGGCGCTCACGGTTTTTGCGTTTATCACGCTACGATTTCATTTGCGCATCCGAGTCTTCACGATTTGGCAGGAACTCGTCGCACTCTTTATTCTTTTGGGTGTCTATCACTTTCTATTGTTTTGGTCTGACGGTATCGGCAATCAGTCGGTAAACTACGGCTGGAGTCACTTGGCACAACTCGCCGCGAGTATCGCCGTGTGGCCAGTGTGGGTTCTCATGCTCAATACGCTGGCGCGTCGAACCCGCTGA
- a CDS encoding rod shape-determining protein: MFKNLRGYFSTDLSIDLGTANTLIYVRGRGIVLNEPSVVAVREETSHGGRSIQAVGTEAKNMLGRTPGNISANRPLKDGVIADFVLTEKMLQHFIRKAHNSRYFRPSPRVLICVPHGSTQVERRAIQESAEGAGARKVYLIDEPMAAAIGAGMPVHEARGSMVLDIGGGTSEVAVISLNGIVYAASVRVGGDRFDEAITNYVRRNYGILIGEATAERIKHEIGSAYPGQEVREISVKGRNLSEGVPRSFTLNSNEILEALQEPLQVIVGAVKAALEQTPPELGADVAERGIVLTGGGALLRDLDKLLMEETGLPVVVADDPLTCVARGGGRVLELMDEHGASMFGLD, encoded by the coding sequence ATGTTCAAGAATCTGCGCGGCTATTTCTCGACAGACCTGTCGATTGATTTGGGCACCGCCAACACGCTTATCTATGTTCGGGGTCGGGGTATCGTGCTGAACGAACCATCGGTCGTGGCGGTCCGCGAGGAAACCTCGCATGGTGGACGCAGCATTCAGGCGGTGGGAACCGAAGCGAAGAACATGCTTGGCCGTACGCCCGGCAACATTTCCGCGAACCGACCGCTCAAAGACGGCGTGATTGCCGACTTTGTGCTCACCGAGAAAATGCTTCAGCACTTCATCCGCAAGGCCCACAACAGTCGCTATTTCCGACCGAGCCCGCGAGTGCTGATTTGTGTACCGCATGGCTCCACGCAGGTGGAGCGCCGGGCCATTCAGGAATCGGCCGAAGGCGCTGGGGCACGAAAGGTCTATCTGATCGACGAACCGATGGCCGCGGCGATTGGCGCGGGTATGCCGGTGCATGAAGCCCGGGGCTCTATGGTGCTCGATATCGGTGGCGGTACCTCGGAAGTCGCCGTGATCTCACTGAACGGTATTGTGTATGCGGCGTCGGTACGCGTGGGTGGCGATCGCTTTGATGAGGCGATCACTAACTATGTTCGCCGCAACTACGGCATTCTCATCGGCGAAGCGACCGCCGAACGCATCAAGCATGAAATCGGCTCTGCCTACCCGGGACAGGAAGTTCGCGAGATCTCGGTCAAAGGTCGAAACCTCTCCGAAGGTGTGCCGCGCAGTTTTACGCTCAACAGCAATGAAATTCTCGAAGCCTTGCAAGAACCGCTGCAGGTGATCGTGGGTGCGGTAAAGGCCGCGTTAGAGCAAACGCCACCGGAATTGGGAGCCGATGTTGCCGAACGCGGCATTGTGCTCACCGGCGGCGGCGCGCTGCTGCGTGACCTCGACAAACTATTGATGGAAGAAACCGGCCTACCGGTGGTGGTCGCCGACGACCCGCTCACCTGTGTCGCACGGGGCGGCGGTCGGGTACTCGAACTCATGGATGAGCACGGCGCTTCCATGTTTGGACTGGATTAA